The Nomascus leucogenys isolate Asia chromosome 16, Asia_NLE_v1, whole genome shotgun sequence genome includes a region encoding these proteins:
- the ERICH5 gene encoding glutamate-rich protein 5 isoform X1 → MGCSSSALNKAGDSSRFPSVTSNEHFSTAEESESCFAQPKPHILGRESTVDGNVQRESHPPLQKLKVSAEPTANGVKPLQEQPLAKDVAPGRDATDQSGSTEKTQPAEGLEESGPPQPGGKEDAPAAEGEKKDARAGTEAEPLKGNAEAQPLGPEAKGQPLQTAVEKDSLRAVEATENSQTAAEMKPLGTTENVLTLQTAGELQPQGTMGKDEQAPLLETISKENESPEILEGSQFVETAEEQQLQATLGKEEQPQLLETIPKENVTPEVLDRSQLVEKPVMNDPLHKTPEGPGNMEQIQPEGIVGSMEHPARNVETGAYVEMVRNIHTNQEDQCIEGETGEKVATEMENEKVSEGAETKEEETGEAVDLSAAT, encoded by the exons TAACTTCAAATGAGCATTTTTCAACCGCAGAAGAAAGTGAGTCCTGCTTTGCCCAACCAAAGCCACATATATTGGGAAGAGAATCTACTGTTGATGGCAATGTACAAAGGGAAAGCCATCCTCCCTTACAAAAGCTCAAGGTTTCAGCAGAGCCTACAGCTAATGGTGTTAAACCCCTCCAAGAACAGCCCCTGGCCAAGGACGTAGCCCCTGGAAGGGATGCCACAGACCAATCGGGGTCCACAGAAAAGACTCAGCCTGCAGAGGGACTGGAGGAATCTGGGCCGCCTCAACCAGGTGGCAAAGAGGATGCCCCAGcagcagaaggagagaagaaagatgcAAGAGCAGGGACAGAGGCTGAGCCTCTAAAAGGAAATGCTGAAGCTCAGCCTTTAGGACCAGAAGCCAAGGGTCAGCCTTTGCAGACAGCAGTAGAGAAGGACTCCCTCAGAGCAGTGGAGGCCACTGAGAATTCACAAACTGCTGCAGAGATGAAGCCTCTAGGAACAACTGAGAACGTTCTGACTCTGCAAACAGCTGGAGAGCTACAACCTCAGGGCACAATGGGAAAGGATGAGCAGGCCCCGCTTCTAGAAACAATTTCCAAAGAGAATGAATCTCCAGAAATATTGGAAGGAAGTCAGTTTGTGGAAACAGCTGAAGAGCAGCAACTTCAGGCAACACTGGGAAAAGAGGAGCAGCCCCAGCTTCTAGAAACAATTCCCAAAGAGAATGTAACACCAGAAGTATTGGACAGAAGTCAGCTTGTGGAAAAGCCTGTTATGAATGATCCACTTCATAAAACTCCTGAAGGTCCAGGCAACATGGAGCAGATTCAACCTGAAGGAATAGTTGGAAGCATGGAGCATCCAGCACGAAATGTAGAGACAGGAGCATATGTGGAAATGGTCAGGAACATCCATACTAACCAAGAGGACCAATGCATTGAAG GTGAGACAGGGGAAAAGGTGGCAACAGAGATGGAGAATGAGAAAGTGAGTGAAGGGGCTGAAaccaaagaagaagaaacaggagaAGCAGTGGACCTTTCAGCAGCCACATAG